The nucleotide sequence GGGGGAGCTCATAGTGCGGAGCAGCTGGGGGGTGTTGGTGGTGACGGACTGGACTCCAATACACCAGGCCAGAGAGTAGAGCCATGGTTGGCTGATCACATACAGGTTGGTAGTGATGTTCACTGCAGCATACTCACTAGACACAAGTGAGCACAAACCTCAGTTTGTGTGACTAAATACCATGGGCATCTCACacacgggcacacacacacacctgatgagCTCAGGGGACATGTTGCTGTACTCCAGGTTTAGTTTAACAATGTGGCCACTCTGGAGCTCTTCTACAGGGAGCCGACTTCCTGACGTCTGCTGGAGATCAGGATCTGTTAACTGCACCAGATCCCTGAAATGTGATGGCAGCCACAACACCTTGTGATAGAGCAACCAACACACAGTGAGTACGACAGAGGCTGCAGCATGACATAACTGCTGTCTTTAAGTCATTGTTTTAAGAATTTAGAAAAGAACGGAAAATCATCTAAGGAACCTTATTAACCTGTTATTGTAGTAACTCATAGCTTCTGCTTCAATAAAAGATACggtaattaaaaatgtcttaactTATCATTTCCTCACttaatttggtttatttatttcacaaaaaactCTTAAAGAACTTTCATGGGAAAAAAACTTGAAAGACAAGAAAGCTATGTTGCCCTTTACTATTTTACAGTCAAgttgtaaaagaaataaaacatttgggcTACAATAACTTATGGTATGTGCACATTATTCTgagattcattaaaaaaaaacaagcagtttattattataacattagTAGCtcagatatttgtttttactgtaccAAAACCAAATCGGAGTCTGTCACCTGTGAGGAGTTGATGGAGGACTGGATGACCTCCAGTGTGCGGTGGATCCACATGTCTCTGTAGGGGTGATATTCAGGTGGACGGTAGAGGTCAAAGATCACCAGTCTGTCAGTCTGAGCTGCCAGCTGGAGAAAGGCCTGCAGGCTGCAGATGGACTGGTTTCCTGCCCGCTCCTGGTCCTCTGCTCCCAAAGAGCCAGCTGTACCAAACGGATTGTGCTAGAGGGGACGACCATCGATACCTAATAAATACTGTGACAGAACACGTGCTCCAATATGTTCATCATCTCGCTGGGTCTGTTGCATCACTATGGTTGTGATGAGGAATAGGCTTGTTTCCAaaaatttaaacttgtttttccCTGAAACATGACATTAGAATACTGCTTCATTTTCTCTCAGCCAGCCAATTTCAGctctactgtaaaaataaaaaaagagctgtGTAGTGTCGTCTGTGGCTCTGCTGTATTTGACTTTGCCTACGGTAAGTGACTCACAGAGAGGAACCAGGCTCCAGCGTTCAGGCTCTTGAGTTCAGCCCAGGTGAACATGGCAGCCGGGGTGTCGGCCCGATCGGGGAAAACCTCCAAGATGTTGGTGGTCCGTCGCAAGGTGCGATCATGCATTAGGAAGGGGACCCCATCAAAACTACAAACAGGTCACAATTCTTATATCTGTTCGTACTCTATGATAACTAAGTCTATTCTCAGATTAGAAAACCTTGTTCCATTTGTGAATGAATCTCTTCacactcttaatttctttaaccatgttttccaaaaatcaCTGGCTCACACTTCTCAAATACGAGCTGTTTGCCTCTTTCAGCAGGAAACTGAAATTCGTTAGGtgaaatttgtaaaacaaacCCTAATTTTACAGACTGAACCCCACATTCTCCAAACACAATCACAGCCACTAACAATGAACGAACTGCATTTTTGACCAGACCCTATTTAAGGATGTAAGGGAACCTAATTAGCCCAACGGCTTCATACCAAGAAGTCACCTTGCTTGTCATTGTTTAGACAGTAGCAGCCACTGTTATTAAGCTTGTTGTCAGAGGGTGAAGGTcaggataataaaaaaaatctaaatattggTTCACTCTGTCAGAGAGAAGACCAACACCTGTGTGTTAATCTGTGACCACcgtaaaaagccttttttttttaatatactgtcCTAAGACAATGACAGTAATCAACaataaaactacacaaaagAGTGATCAGTAGCATTAACATTTCACACCCTGAACACAGTGAAAGGCCGAGAGCAGAGTTCAGTAGTGAGCACACTACAACCTTCTTCCTAAAAGTTGAATTTCACCCAATTCATTCATAAATGTTTGGTAACTACTACCTGACCTTATGGTGACGTCGGTCTCGAGTCCATCACTTCCAGATTCCACCGCCTTCATAAACGACATGAGTGTGTTTTCTGGAGCCAACTGCAACAAAAGTTAAACACAGTCATAATCAATAGATCATCAATACATATGCAGTACGTAGGTGCAGAAACTAGAACAAGTCGCTCTTTCACCCAGTCTAAACATTTCACAAATACAGTCAGTTTACAGAGTTGAAGCAGAAGCATTGTTTCTCAGCTCCAAACAATCAGGACAGGAAGGATGACAGATCTCTGATTTTTTGCACTATTAAATGTCCTCTGTAGATTTCTAGCTTCTCCTCACCATAGGAGCTCCTCTATGTCCAATGAGGGCTGGTGCGGGGCCCAAGGTCCCTTCCTCTTTGATACAAGGAGAATACAAACCAAGGGGCAGCAGGTAGAGGGCAAACAGGATGGTCAGATACACCCCCATGATCAGGACACGCCTtcctgaaacacatttaaaaatctgatgAAAAAGCTATATCATATCCAACATTTTTACTGTTGAGTGTTtactttaacacttttttttcatgctaATCAAATCCAAAGTGTGCACACCTTACCTATGTGGTTGATGCGAAACAAATGGAAAGCTACTGGCCAAGCCAGCGCTGTCATCAATAAGACTCCCCCCACGT is from Channa argus isolate prfri chromosome 22, Channa argus male v1.0, whole genome shotgun sequence and encodes:
- the LOC137107840 gene encoding glycerophosphodiester phosphodiesterase domain-containing protein 5-like isoform X1 codes for the protein MVHLYWLLKQPITVASCGWNSGSRTSRSLLQKDRSREGLKYVQVCVRYMAPTLSQLQLGQPRCLRCKLLQRYKHEPFVRCLTGLYSCQWRRYGRKSTQPGDCCCNKLEGACFVLLVVAFFLTLVFLYFWGQAKNDYNDFDWFNFENLGFWFPWSVVLLVIAAGFFIYITVLTLLAVCLLSEGQKLYLHWSHKIGILVSLTFSIVATAVLSDLWGKEWTTLLLSLQVTAPFLHVGGVLLMTALAWPVAFHLFRINHIGRRVLIMGVYLTILFALYLLPLGLYSPCIKEEGTLGPAPALIGHRGAPMLAPENTLMSFMKAVESGSDGLETDVTISFDGVPFLMHDRTLRRTTNILEVFPDRADTPAAMFTWAELKSLNAGAWFLSHNPFGTAGSLGAEDQERAGNQSICSLQAFLQLAAQTDRLVIFDLYRPPEYHPYRDMWIHRTLEVIQSSINSSQVLWLPSHFRDLVQLTDPDLQQTSGSRLPVEELQSGHIVKLNLEYSNMSPELISEYAAVNITTNLYVISQPWLYSLAWCIGVQSVTTNTPQLLRTMSSPLFLMSPDEFNLMWILIDLMSLVLILIIFVFHWWRERGLAFCSGSKITLDDNCKFKTEMSGILSISSTTSQMEKCPTCQPEYQQVQT
- the LOC137107840 gene encoding glycerophosphodiester phosphodiesterase domain-containing protein 5-like isoform X2, with amino-acid sequence MAPTLSQLQLGQPRCLRCKLLQRYKHEPFVRCLTGLYSCQWRRYGRKSTQPGDCCCNKLEGACFVLLVVAFFLTLVFLYFWGQAKNDYNDFDWFNFENLGFWFPWSVVLLVIAAGFFIYITVLTLLAVCLLSEGQKLYLHWSHKIGILVSLTFSIVATAVLSDLWGKEWTTLLLSLQVTAPFLHVGGVLLMTALAWPVAFHLFRINHIGRRVLIMGVYLTILFALYLLPLGLYSPCIKEEGTLGPAPALIGHRGAPMLAPENTLMSFMKAVESGSDGLETDVTISFDGVPFLMHDRTLRRTTNILEVFPDRADTPAAMFTWAELKSLNAGAWFLSHNPFGTAGSLGAEDQERAGNQSICSLQAFLQLAAQTDRLVIFDLYRPPEYHPYRDMWIHRTLEVIQSSINSSQVLWLPSHFRDLVQLTDPDLQQTSGSRLPVEELQSGHIVKLNLEYSNMSPELISEYAAVNITTNLYVISQPWLYSLAWCIGVQSVTTNTPQLLRTMSSPLFLMSPDEFNLMWILIDLMSLVLILIIFVFHWWRERGLAFCSGSKITLDDNCKFKTEMSGILSISSTTSQMEKCPTCQPEYQQVQT
- the LOC137107840 gene encoding glycerophosphodiester phosphodiesterase domain-containing protein 5-like isoform X3; amino-acid sequence: MVHLYWLLKQPITVASCGWNSGSRTSRSLLQKDRSREGLKYVQVCVRYMAPTLSQLQLGQPRCLRCKLLQRYKHEPFVRCLTGLYSCQWRRYGRKSTQPGDCCCNKLEGACFVLLVVAFFLTLVFLYFWGQAKNDYNDFDWFNFENLGFWFPWSVVLLVIAAGFFIYITVLTLLAVCLLSEGQKLYLHWSHKIGILVSLTFSIVATAVLSDLWGKEWTTLLLSLQVTAPFLHVGGVLLMTALAWPVAFHLFRINHIGRRVLIMGVYLTILFALYLLPLGLYSPCIKEEGTLGPAPALIGHRGAPMLAPENTLMSFMKAVESGSDGLETDVTISFDGVPFLMHDRTLRRTTNILEVFPDRADTPAAMFTWAELKSLNAGAWFLSHNPFGTAGSLGAEDQERAGNQSICSLQAFLQLAAQTDRLVIFDLYRPPEYHPYRDMWIHRTLEVIQSSINSSQVLWLPSHFRDLVQLTDPDLQQTSGSRLPVEELQSGHIVKLNLEYSNMSPELISEYAAVNITTNLYVISQPWLYSLAWCIGVQSVTTNTPQLLRTMSSPLFLMSPDEFNLMWILIDLMSLVLILIIFVFH